CTTTGCACTGACGCAACGCCACCCGCAAACACTGCGCTTCAAACGCCTCCATCTGCTCGCCCAGCGACTGGCCGGCCGGCGCTGCTTCAATGTTCGGCGAGCCTAGCCCCAGGGCGTGCCGCTCGGCCGCGTTGGCCAACTCGCGCACGTTGCCCGGCCAGTCGTGGGAAAGCAGCTGCGCCAACTGGCTGCCACTGAGCGCCGGCGCTGTCCTGCCCAGTTTTTCAGCTGCAGCACGGGCAAAGTGCTCGAACAGCAAGGGAATATCCTCACGTCGCTCACGCAAGGGTGCCAGCCGCAGCTCGGCTACGTTCAAGCGATAGGCCAGGTCTTCCCGAAAGCGCCCGGCCCGGGCTTCTTCCAGCAGGTCCGGTTTGGTCGCGGCGATGATGCGCAAATCGACGCTGATGCTCTGGTTGGCCCCCAACCGTTCGAGCTTCTGCTCCTGGATCACCCGCAGCAGTTTTGCCTGCTGGGCCAGCGGCATGCTCTCGATCTCGTCGAGAAACACCGTGCCACCGTTGGCATACTCAAGCTTGCCGATCCGCTTGCCTTGGGCGCCGGTAAAGGCACCGCTCTCATGGCCGAACAGCTCGGCCTCGAACAGTGACTCGGGGATCGCCGCGCAGTTGAGGGCCACGAAGGGTTTGCCCGCACGCGGGCCGAAGTCGTGCAGGCAGCGGGCCACGCGCTCCTTGCCACTGCCGGTTTCACCACGAATCAGCACATTGACCGGCAGCCCGGCCAGGTCCAGCACCTGCCGGCGCAGTTGCTGCAAGCCTTGGGACATGCCTAGCAGCATGTCTTCGAGGCGCGACTTGAGGTCGGCCTGTTCGTGCAGCCGGCGGTTCTCCAGCACCAGTTGACGCTTTTCCAGGGCGCGGCGCAGGCTGCCCAGCAGATGCTGCGGGGTGAAGGGTTTTTCGAGGAAGTCGTAGGCGCCGTTGCGCATGGCATCTACCGCCATCGGTACGTCGCCGTGCCCGGTCAGCAGAATCACCGGCAGGTCGGGGTCGTCCTTTTGCAGGCGTTCGAGCAGTTGCAGGCCATCCATGCCCGGCATGCGCACATCGCTGATGATCACGCCCGC
The sequence above is drawn from the Pseudomonas putida genome and encodes:
- a CDS encoding sigma-54-dependent transcriptional regulator, whose amino-acid sequence is MLNSVIVVDDEASIRSAVEQWLSLSGFSVQLFARAEDCLAQLPEHFAGVIISDVRMPGMDGLQLLERLQKDDPDLPVILLTGHGDVPMAVDAMRNGAYDFLEKPFTPQHLLGSLRRALEKRQLVLENRRLHEQADLKSRLEDMLLGMSQGLQQLRRQVLDLAGLPVNVLIRGETGSGKERVARCLHDFGPRAGKPFVALNCAAIPESLFEAELFGHESGAFTGAQGKRIGKLEYANGGTVFLDEIESMPLAQQAKLLRVIQEQKLERLGANQSISVDLRIIAATKPDLLEEARAGRFREDLAYRLNVAELRLAPLRERREDIPLLFEHFARAAAEKLGRTAPALSGSQLAQLLSHDWPGNVRELANAAERHALGLGSPNIEAAPAGQSLGEQMEAFEAQCLRVALRQCKGEIKGVMEALQLPRRTLNEKMQRHGLVREDYLQ